In Arthrobacter sp. B3I9, the following are encoded in one genomic region:
- a CDS encoding GNAT family N-acetyltransferase, protein MSPSAELPLVVFLVDVGEDVLEHLLAVAVRDADADEVTPPIGGTAGWNSERISWFREYHRTATGLDGPARQKSWAIGYAGGLAGSIRLKRTGPGTLETGIWLARSSRGLGIGQEALRQVTAHAAASGAARLEACTTAGNRAALALLRGSGAELVFETASEAPQASVRAYIPLR, encoded by the coding sequence ATGTCCCCATCGGCTGAGCTGCCCTTGGTGGTGTTCCTCGTGGACGTCGGGGAGGATGTGCTGGAGCACCTCCTCGCCGTGGCCGTCCGGGACGCCGACGCTGACGAGGTGACGCCGCCCATCGGTGGCACCGCAGGCTGGAACTCCGAGCGGATCAGCTGGTTCCGCGAATACCACCGGACGGCCACCGGGCTGGACGGCCCCGCACGGCAGAAGAGCTGGGCCATCGGGTACGCGGGCGGGCTGGCAGGATCCATCCGGCTGAAGCGGACAGGACCCGGGACCCTCGAAACCGGGATCTGGCTGGCGCGGAGTAGCCGCGGTCTGGGCATCGGGCAGGAGGCCCTACGGCAGGTGACGGCCCACGCTGCTGCCTCCGGCGCCGCCAGGCTCGAGGCCTGCACGACGGCCGGCAACCGCGCGGCGCTGGCCCTGTTGCGCGGGTCGGGGGCGGAGCTCGTCTTCGAGACTGCGTCCGAGGCCCCGCAGGCGTCAGTGCGGGCCTACATCCCGCTGCGCTGA